A section of the Agrococcus sp. SGAir0287 genome encodes:
- a CDS encoding GNAT family acetyltransferase, which produces MTAPEVRELAAGETEAIVALWEAAGLTRPWNPPHADVALALAGPSSTILGIDVDDELVATALVGHDGHRGWLYYVAVAQPHRGTGLARAIVTAGERWLAARGIRKVQLMVRDGNPAVSLYQHLGYELQATSVLGRWLDA; this is translated from the coding sequence ATGACCGCGCCCGAGGTCCGCGAGCTCGCGGCCGGCGAGACGGAGGCGATCGTCGCGCTGTGGGAGGCGGCGGGGCTGACCCGGCCGTGGAATCCGCCGCACGCCGACGTCGCGCTCGCGCTCGCCGGGCCCTCGTCGACGATCCTCGGCATCGACGTCGACGACGAGCTGGTCGCGACGGCGCTCGTCGGCCACGACGGACACCGCGGCTGGCTCTACTACGTCGCCGTCGCGCAGCCGCATCGCGGCACGGGCCTCGCGCGCGCCATCGTGACGGCGGGGGAGCGGTGGCTCGCCGCCCGCGGCATCCGCAAGGTGCAGCTCATGGTGCGCGACGGGAATCCGGCCGTGAGCCTCTATCAGCACCTCGGCTACGAGCTGCAGGCGACGAGCGTCCTCGGCCGCTGGCTCGACGCCTAG
- a CDS encoding glutamate-5-semialdehyde dehydrogenase produces the protein MTDLETLLHASRRAARVLAVAGTEPRKAAIRAIADAVDASVDAIVAANAEDLERGRGTLAEGLLDRLALDAGRVAALAAAARELAELPDPVGEVTRSRTLENGLELTEVRVPFGVVGAIYEARPNVTVDLACIALGSGNAIVLRGGSAAQRTNAVLVATMQEAIASVGLPAEAVQTIDPLGRAGAADLMRARGLVDLLVPRGSQSLIDAVVRDSIVPVIETGAGVVHAFVDAAADLDAAVPLLLNAKTQRTSVCNALETVLVHRSIADRAVPVVVEAMRAAGVTVHSDGDVADAEPLGAGGWSTEHGSMDVAVRVVDDLDAAIDHIERHGTHHTDVILTEDAVAAERFLAEVDSAVVMVNASTRFTDGGQFGFGAEVGISTQKAHARGPMGLPELTSTKWLVRGTGQVRA, from the coding sequence GTGACCGACCTCGAGACGCTGCTGCACGCCTCCCGACGCGCCGCGAGGGTGCTCGCGGTCGCGGGCACCGAGCCGCGGAAGGCCGCGATCCGTGCCATCGCCGACGCCGTGGACGCGTCCGTCGACGCCATCGTCGCCGCCAACGCCGAGGACCTCGAGCGCGGGCGCGGCACCCTCGCGGAGGGGCTGCTCGACCGGCTCGCGCTCGACGCGGGCCGCGTCGCCGCGCTCGCCGCCGCCGCCCGCGAGCTCGCGGAGCTGCCCGACCCCGTCGGCGAGGTCACGCGCTCCCGCACGCTCGAGAACGGCCTCGAGCTCACCGAGGTGCGCGTGCCGTTCGGCGTCGTCGGCGCCATCTACGAGGCTCGCCCGAACGTCACCGTCGACCTCGCGTGCATCGCGCTCGGCTCCGGCAACGCCATCGTGCTTCGCGGCGGCAGCGCCGCGCAGCGCACGAACGCCGTGCTCGTGGCGACGATGCAGGAGGCGATCGCGTCGGTGGGGCTGCCCGCCGAGGCCGTGCAGACGATCGACCCGCTCGGCCGTGCCGGCGCCGCGGACCTCATGCGCGCCCGCGGCCTCGTCGACCTGCTGGTGCCGCGCGGCAGCCAGTCGCTCATCGACGCCGTCGTGCGCGACTCGATCGTGCCCGTCATCGAGACCGGCGCCGGCGTCGTGCACGCCTTCGTCGACGCCGCCGCGGACCTCGACGCGGCGGTCCCGCTGCTGCTCAACGCGAAGACGCAGCGCACGAGCGTCTGCAACGCGCTCGAGACCGTGCTCGTCCACCGGTCCATCGCGGATCGCGCGGTGCCCGTCGTCGTCGAGGCGATGCGCGCCGCGGGCGTCACGGTGCACTCGGACGGCGACGTCGCGGACGCCGAGCCGCTCGGAGCAGGCGGCTGGTCGACGGAGCACGGCTCCATGGACGTCGCGGTGCGCGTCGTCGACGACCTCGACGCCGCCATCGACCACATCGAGCGGCACGGCACCCACCACACCGACGTCATCCTCACCGAGGACGCGGTCGCCGCCGAGCGCTTCCTCGCCGAGGTGGACTCCGCGGTCGTCATGGTGAACGCGTCGACGCGGTTCACCGACGGCGGCCAGTTCGGCTTCGGCGCCGAGGTCGGCATCTCGACCCAGAAGGCGCACGCGCGCGGACCCATGGGGCTGCCGGAGCTCACGAGCACGAAGTGGCTCGTGCGCGGCACGGGCCAGGTGCGCGCCTGA
- the nadD gene encoding nicotinate-nucleotide adenylyltransferase, translating to MAPRRRRLGVMGGTFDPIHHGHLSAASEVAQHFELDEVVFVPTGTPYMKSDASPAEHRYLMTVIATASNPRFTVSRVDIDRSGPTYTIDTLRDMRALHPDADLFFITGADAFQSIVGWKDVGELWELAHFVAVSRPGHQLSVLGYPDDAVSSLEVPALAISSTDCRARVGAGYPVWYLVPDGVVQYITKHALYRMIDA from the coding sequence ATGGCACCTCGCCGCCGTCGTCTCGGCGTGATGGGCGGCACCTTCGACCCCATCCATCACGGTCACCTCTCCGCAGCGAGCGAGGTCGCGCAGCACTTCGAGCTCGACGAGGTCGTGTTCGTGCCCACGGGCACGCCCTACATGAAGTCGGACGCGAGCCCGGCCGAGCACCGCTACCTCATGACGGTGATCGCGACGGCCTCGAACCCGCGCTTCACGGTCTCGCGCGTCGACATCGACCGCTCGGGTCCGACGTACACGATCGACACCCTGCGCGACATGCGTGCGCTGCACCCGGACGCGGACCTCTTCTTCATCACGGGTGCCGACGCCTTCCAGTCGATCGTGGGCTGGAAGGACGTCGGCGAGCTGTGGGAGCTCGCGCACTTCGTCGCCGTCTCGCGACCCGGGCACCAGCTCTCCGTCCTGGGGTACCCCGACGACGCGGTATCCTCGTTGGAGGTTCCCGCGCTCGCCATCTCGTCCACCGACTGCCGAGCCCGTGTGGGAGCCGGCTACCCGGTGTGGTATCTCGTCCCCGATGGGGTGGTTCAATACATCACCAAGCACGCTCTGTACAGGATGATCGACGCATGA